The proteins below are encoded in one region of Limnohabitans sp. 63ED37-2:
- a CDS encoding SIS domain-containing protein, protein MLDLRIQQHFIDSADLHYQVAEGLAKPVDAAVQAVLACVTGGGKVLTAGLGTSAGLAQYLAGLLVGGFERERPGLSAMALSADAQMASLWPEEQGLASQVRALGHTADVLFLISAQGAESALVQAVQAAHEREMSVVALTGQQGGVLARQLRETDVHVCVPHERVARIREVQQLVLHCLCDGIDTQLLGEQESF, encoded by the coding sequence ATGTTAGACCTGCGCATTCAACAGCATTTCATCGACAGCGCCGACCTGCACTACCAGGTGGCCGAGGGTTTGGCCAAACCGGTCGATGCGGCCGTGCAGGCCGTGCTCGCTTGCGTCACGGGTGGCGGCAAGGTGCTGACCGCTGGACTGGGCACGTCGGCAGGTCTGGCGCAGTACCTGGCGGGTTTGCTGGTGGGCGGCTTCGAGCGCGAAAGACCGGGCCTGTCGGCCATGGCTTTGTCGGCCGATGCCCAGATGGCCAGTTTGTGGCCCGAAGAGCAAGGTTTGGCCAGCCAGGTGCGTGCCTTGGGCCACACCGCAGATGTGCTGTTTCTCATCAGCGCCCAAGGGGCGGAGTCAGCGCTGGTGCAGGCTGTGCAGGCCGCACACGAGCGTGAAATGAGCGTGGTGGCCCTCACGGGGCAACAGGGCGGGGTCTTGGCGCGGCAACTGCGCGAGACGGATGTGCATGTGTGTGTGCCCCACGAACGTGTGGCCCGAATTCGCGAAGTGCAGCAGTTGGTGCTGCACTGTTTGTGTGATGGCATTGACACCCAGTTGTTGGGTGAACAGGAGTCTTTTTAA
- a CDS encoding YraN family protein — MQFLNKDKVGQPSTKARGDAGEDEALAFLQERGLRLLQRNYRTPGRGGGEIDLIMQSPDGTVVFVEVRKRSRSDFGGAAATVGVHKQRRIIFAARHYLLGWRQLPPARFDVVTLEGHGPQWLQAAFDAS, encoded by the coding sequence ATGCAATTCCTCAATAAAGACAAAGTCGGTCAACCTTCGACCAAAGCCCGGGGCGATGCGGGCGAAGACGAGGCGCTGGCCTTTTTGCAAGAGCGCGGCTTGCGGCTGCTGCAGCGCAATTATCGGACCCCGGGCCGAGGCGGGGGTGAAATAGACCTGATCATGCAGAGCCCGGACGGCACCGTGGTGTTTGTCGAGGTGCGAAAACGCAGCCGCAGCGACTTTGGGGGCGCCGCCGCCACGGTGGGCGTGCACAAGCAGCGGCGCATCATTTTTGCGGCCCGTCACTACCTGCTCGGCTGGCGACAATTGCCACCTGCCCGCTTCGATGTGGTGACCCTGGAGGGCCACGGGCCGCAGTGGCTGCAGGCGGCTTTTGATGCCAGTTGA
- the rsmI gene encoding 16S rRNA (cytidine(1402)-2'-O)-methyltransferase, whose translation MSASFANALAAAHEAAGSQNHPASTLYVVATPIGNLADISLRALHVLARVDVVACEDTRHTQQLLRAYGLDRPGSQLLAVHQHNEAEAAHNVLERLGQGQRVAYVSDAGTPAISDPGARLVAAVRQAGFRVMPLPGASSVTTALSASGMTGDHGFVFAGFLPSKATERQMAVQHLAQESRAVVLLEAPHRIEALAQALAVLGKRPITLGRELTKQFEQIETLPAQDLSAWLAEKPERLRGEFVLVLHDAPVDDATGEGLRVLQLLLPELPLKTAVKLAAEISGESKNTLYEQALALKNQG comes from the coding sequence TTGTCTGCCTCGTTTGCCAACGCCCTTGCCGCCGCGCACGAGGCTGCCGGGTCACAAAACCACCCGGCCAGCACACTGTATGTCGTGGCCACCCCCATTGGCAACCTGGCCGACATCAGCCTGAGGGCCTTGCATGTGCTTGCCCGCGTCGACGTGGTGGCCTGTGAAGACACCCGCCACACCCAGCAATTGCTGCGCGCCTATGGGCTGGACCGCCCGGGCAGCCAGCTTTTGGCGGTGCACCAACACAACGAAGCCGAAGCGGCGCACAACGTGCTCGAGCGCCTGGGCCAAGGCCAACGCGTGGCCTATGTGAGCGATGCAGGCACCCCGGCCATCAGCGACCCCGGCGCGAGGCTGGTGGCAGCCGTTCGGCAAGCTGGGTTTCGGGTCATGCCGCTGCCCGGCGCCAGCAGCGTGACCACAGCGCTCAGTGCATCGGGCATGACCGGTGACCACGGTTTTGTGTTTGCAGGCTTTTTGCCCAGCAAAGCCACCGAGCGGCAGATGGCCGTGCAACACCTGGCGCAAGAAAGCCGCGCCGTGGTGCTGCTCGAGGCGCCGCACCGCATCGAAGCCCTCGCCCAAGCTCTGGCGGTGCTGGGCAAACGCCCCATCACCCTGGGGCGTGAGTTGACCAAGCAGTTTGAGCAGATCGAGACCTTGCCTGCACAAGACTTGAGCGCCTGGCTGGCCGAAAAACCCGAGCGCCTGCGGGGTGAATTTGTGCTGGTGCTGCACGACGCACCCGTCGACGACGCCACCGGTGAAGGCTTGCGGGTTTTGCAGCTGCTGCTGCCCGAGTTGCCACTCAAAACGGCGGTCAAACTGGCGGCCGAGATCTCGGGCGAATCGAAAAATACCTTGTACGAGCAGGCACTGGCCCTGAAAAATCAAGGCTGA
- a CDS encoding branched-chain amino acid transaminase — MSVVIPSMSDRDGKIWMDGQMVDWRDAKIHVLSHTLHYGCGAFEGVRAYKTEQGTAIFRLAEHTERLFNSAKILRMNIPFTQAQVNEAQRAVVRENNLESGYIRPLTWIGDKKLGVSPKGNTIHLMVAAWTWGAYLGEEGMKRGIRVKTSSYTRHHVNITMTQAKAVSNYTNSILANMEVTDEGYDEALLLDTSGFVSEGAGENIFVVKNGVIYTPDLSAGALNGITRNTVFHIAKDLGLEIVQKRITRDEVYIADEAFFTGTAAEVTPIRELDRIELGKEGYVGNRGPITEKIQSAFFDIVNGRNSKYAHWLTLV; from the coding sequence ATGAGCGTTGTCATCCCCTCCATGTCAGACCGTGACGGCAAAATCTGGATGGACGGCCAGATGGTCGATTGGCGCGATGCCAAGATCCATGTGCTGAGCCACACCCTGCATTACGGTTGCGGCGCATTTGAAGGCGTGCGCGCTTACAAGACGGAACAAGGCACCGCCATCTTCCGTTTGGCCGAGCACACCGAGCGCCTGTTCAACAGCGCCAAGATCTTGCGCATGAACATCCCCTTCACCCAAGCCCAAGTCAACGAGGCCCAGCGCGCCGTGGTGCGTGAGAACAATTTGGAAAGCGGCTACATCCGCCCCTTGACTTGGATTGGCGACAAAAAGCTGGGCGTCAGCCCCAAGGGCAACACCATCCACCTGATGGTGGCCGCCTGGACCTGGGGCGCCTATTTGGGCGAAGAAGGCATGAAGCGCGGCATCCGCGTGAAAACCTCCAGCTACACCCGCCACCACGTCAACATCACCATGACACAGGCTAAGGCGGTGAGCAATTACACCAACAGCATTTTGGCCAACATGGAAGTGACCGACGAGGGCTACGACGAAGCCCTGTTGCTCGACACCTCGGGCTTTGTGTCCGAAGGCGCTGGCGAGAACATTTTTGTGGTCAAGAACGGCGTGATCTACACCCCCGACTTGTCGGCCGGCGCCTTGAACGGCATCACCCGCAACACGGTGTTCCACATCGCCAAGGACTTGGGTCTGGAGATCGTGCAAAAGCGCATCACCCGCGACGAGGTGTACATCGCTGACGAAGCCTTCTTCACCGGCACCGCCGCCGAAGTCACGCCGATCCGCGAACTCGACCGCATCGAGTTGGGCAAAGAAGGTTATGTCGGCAACCGTGGCCCGATCACCGAGAAAATCCAGAGCGCCTTCTTTGACATCGTCAACGGTCGCAACTCCAAGTACGCCCACTGGCTGACCTTGGTTTGA
- a CDS encoding zinc-finger domain-containing protein, translating into MSTQAVELLATDLNPQGGVFCPSPKADMKIWNSHPKVYLDVAKTGQAKCPYCGTVYQLKAGEVVGHHH; encoded by the coding sequence ATGAGCACACAAGCTGTTGAACTGCTGGCCACCGACCTGAACCCCCAAGGCGGTGTGTTTTGCCCCAGCCCCAAAGCCGACATGAAAATCTGGAACAGCCACCCCAAGGTGTACCTGGATGTGGCCAAAACCGGCCAAGCCAAGTGCCCTTATTGCGGCACGGTTTACCAACTGAAAGCGGGTGAAGTGGTCGGACACCACCACTGA
- a CDS encoding sensor histidine kinase, whose product MPIRSLSRHWSRHLYLRIWLAVVGVVTLLMLVVGWAWRATVEHHAAPPAPREWVVLNAQGDVLASTTRAGPGAPLVFEVPLPDGQTLPLQVQRSGERSADRPRGPAMHGMPGVGLGPDGRLPPHLRKDMPWWAKPSGFFWLLGLIGLAVALGLYPVVRRLTQRLEGLQRGVQRWGEGDLSVRVPVQGDDEVADLSERFNAAAERIEGLMASQKSLLANASHELRSPLARIRMGLELMNGPADADALARSRAEILRNMAELDQLIDEILLASRLDAQEADIGTVEAVDLVGLCAEECARLGARFDVPEGLAQLDVPGVPKLLRRLVRNLLENARRYGAGSQDAKQGSGIVLSLQAQGPEVLIAVGDRGPGVPVAYRERIFEPFFRLPGASERVGGVGLGLSLVKSIAERHGGRVRCTDRPGGGACFVVSLPPNKTANT is encoded by the coding sequence ATGCCCATTCGCAGCCTGTCACGCCACTGGTCACGTCACCTTTACCTGCGCATCTGGCTGGCCGTGGTGGGGGTGGTGACCTTGTTGATGCTGGTGGTGGGCTGGGCCTGGCGGGCCACGGTCGAGCACCACGCAGCGCCACCCGCGCCCCGTGAATGGGTGGTGCTGAACGCCCAAGGCGATGTGCTGGCCAGTACCACACGGGCCGGGCCGGGCGCACCTTTGGTTTTTGAGGTGCCTTTGCCCGATGGCCAAACCCTGCCGCTGCAAGTGCAGCGCAGCGGTGAGCGCTCTGCTGACCGTCCTCGAGGCCCCGCCATGCATGGCATGCCCGGTGTGGGGCTTGGCCCAGATGGCCGTTTGCCGCCCCATTTGCGCAAGGACATGCCCTGGTGGGCCAAGCCCTCCGGTTTTTTTTGGCTGTTGGGCCTGATCGGCCTGGCCGTGGCGCTGGGCCTGTACCCGGTGGTGCGCAGGCTCACGCAGCGCCTCGAAGGCCTGCAGCGCGGCGTGCAGCGCTGGGGTGAGGGCGATTTGTCAGTGCGTGTGCCGGTGCAAGGCGACGACGAGGTGGCCGACCTGTCCGAGCGCTTCAACGCGGCGGCCGAGCGCATCGAGGGCCTGATGGCTTCGCAAAAGTCCTTGCTCGCCAACGCTTCGCACGAGTTGCGTTCACCGCTGGCGCGCATCCGCATGGGCCTGGAGCTGATGAACGGCCCAGCGGATGCGGACGCTTTGGCCCGCAGCCGCGCCGAGATCTTGCGCAACATGGCCGAGTTGGACCAACTGATTGACGAGATCTTGCTGGCCAGCCGCCTGGACGCCCAAGAGGCCGACATCGGGACCGTGGAGGCTGTGGACTTGGTGGGTCTGTGTGCCGAAGAATGTGCGCGGTTAGGGGCGAGGTTTGACGTGCCCGAAGGCCTGGCCCAACTCGACGTGCCCGGTGTGCCCAAACTGCTGCGGCGCTTGGTGCGCAACCTGCTGGAAAACGCGCGGCGCTATGGGGCGGGCAGCCAGGATGCAAAACAGGGCAGTGGCATCGTGCTGTCCTTGCAAGCCCAAGGCCCGGAGGTCCTCATCGCGGTGGGTGACCGTGGCCCTGGCGTGCCTGTCGCTTACAGAGAGCGGATCTTTGAGCCGTTTTTCCGCTTGCCTGGGGCCAGCGAGCGCGTGGGTGGTGTGGGCTTGGGGCTGTCGCTGGTCAAGTCGATTGCCGAGCGCCATGGCGGGCGGGTGCGCTGCACAGACCGACCCGGTGGTGGCGCTTGCTTTGTGGTGAGCTTGCCCCCAAACAAAACGGCGAACACCTGA
- a CDS encoding response regulator: MNQLLMIEDDVRLAGMVADYLGQNGFAVAHAPDARSGLERLQTPGVELVILDLMLPDMDGLQVCQRIRALPGSMGQVPVLMLTAKGDPMDRIIGLEMGADDYLPKPFEPRELLARIKAILRRKHHVSDTPSQLMQFGSLEIDRDARRVSVKGQDCELTSYQYDLLVALAERAGRVLTRDQIMEAVRGRELEAFDRSIDVHMGRIRAAIEADPKVPQRILTVRGVGYVFARQQD, encoded by the coding sequence ATGAATCAACTCTTGATGATCGAAGATGATGTGCGCCTGGCGGGCATGGTGGCGGACTATCTGGGGCAAAACGGTTTTGCTGTGGCCCACGCGCCCGATGCACGCAGTGGCCTCGAACGGTTGCAAACACCCGGCGTCGAGCTGGTGATTCTGGACCTGATGCTGCCCGACATGGACGGTCTGCAGGTGTGCCAGCGCATCCGTGCCCTGCCCGGCAGCATGGGCCAAGTGCCGGTGCTCATGCTCACGGCCAAAGGCGACCCGATGGACCGCATCATTGGCCTGGAGATGGGCGCCGACGATTATTTGCCCAAGCCCTTTGAGCCCCGCGAGTTGTTGGCCCGCATCAAGGCCATCTTGCGGCGCAAACACCATGTGAGCGACACCCCCTCACAGCTCATGCAGTTTGGCTCGTTGGAGATTGACCGCGATGCCCGCCGCGTGAGCGTCAAGGGGCAGGACTGCGAGCTGACCTCGTACCAATACGACCTGCTGGTGGCGCTGGCCGAACGCGCCGGGCGTGTGCTGACACGTGACCAGATCATGGAGGCGGTGCGGGGCCGTGAACTCGAAGCCTTTGACCGCTCGATCGACGTGCACATGGGCCGCATCCGGGCCGCCATCGAGGCCGACCCCAAAGTGCCCCAGCGCATCCTCACTGTGCGTGGCGTGGGCTATGTGTTTGCCCGCCAGCAAGACTGA
- a CDS encoding AmpG family muropeptide MFS transporter — MSDPAPSVNPVNNPPPATVRTWREALRLYLQPASLRMLALGFAAGLPLLLVLGTLSFRLREAGIDRSTIGYLSWVGLAYGVKWMWAPLVDRLPIPWLTRQLGRRRSWLLVSQLVIALGLVGMALNDPSQLLGPLVACALAVAIASATQDIALDAYRIESAEVNAQAALAASYQTGYRLAMIWAGAGVLWVAAWAQGDQATGYSQAAWQAAYLVMALSMLPGMWVVLASPEPVPAPFAPARNLAEWLKGAVVEPFADFWLRYRWQAVLLLALIAVYRISDVVMGIMANPFYVDMGFTKSEVASVTKVYGVIMTLVGAFVGGLLAARMGVMRVLMLGALLSALTNLLFVWLSGVGHDVQALVWVISADNLASGIASAAFIAYLSSLTNISYSATQYALLSSMMLLLPKFIAGFSGEFVDAHGYASFFTATAWLGVPVLLLVALASRVHAHAPEHGSLPSSR; from the coding sequence ATGTCTGATCCAGCCCCATCTGTCAACCCCGTCAACAACCCACCGCCCGCCACGGTGCGCACCTGGCGCGAGGCGCTGCGCCTGTATTTGCAGCCTGCCAGCTTGCGCATGTTGGCGCTGGGCTTTGCGGCGGGCTTGCCGCTCTTGCTGGTGCTGGGCACGCTCAGTTTTCGGCTGCGTGAGGCGGGCATTGACCGCAGCACCATCGGCTACCTCAGCTGGGTGGGTCTGGCCTATGGCGTGAAGTGGATGTGGGCCCCGCTGGTGGACCGCTTGCCCATTCCTTGGCTCACACGGCAGCTGGGGCGCCGGCGCAGTTGGTTGCTGGTGTCGCAGCTGGTGATCGCGCTCGGGCTGGTGGGCATGGCCCTGAACGACCCTTCGCAACTGCTGGGCCCCTTGGTGGCCTGTGCATTGGCCGTGGCCATCGCTTCGGCCACCCAAGACATCGCGCTGGACGCCTACCGCATCGAGTCGGCTGAGGTGAACGCCCAAGCGGCTTTGGCGGCCAGTTACCAGACGGGTTACCGCTTGGCCATGATTTGGGCCGGAGCGGGCGTGTTGTGGGTGGCGGCCTGGGCCCAAGGTGATCAAGCCACGGGCTATTCACAAGCGGCCTGGCAAGCGGCTTATCTGGTCATGGCGCTGAGCATGCTGCCGGGCATGTGGGTGGTGCTGGCCTCGCCCGAGCCGGTGCCTGCGCCCTTTGCACCAGCGCGTAACTTGGCCGAGTGGCTCAAGGGCGCGGTGGTGGAGCCCTTTGCCGATTTTTGGCTGCGTTACCGCTGGCAAGCGGTGCTGTTGCTGGCGCTGATCGCGGTCTACCGCATCAGTGATGTGGTCATGGGCATCATGGCCAACCCGTTTTATGTGGACATGGGCTTCACCAAAAGTGAAGTGGCCAGTGTGACCAAGGTGTACGGCGTCATCATGACTTTGGTGGGCGCGTTTGTGGGTGGCCTATTGGCCGCGCGGATGGGCGTGATGCGTGTGCTCATGCTGGGGGCGCTCTTGAGTGCGCTCACCAATTTGCTGTTTGTCTGGCTCAGCGGTGTGGGCCACGACGTGCAGGCGCTGGTGTGGGTGATTTCGGCCGACAACCTGGCCAGCGGCATCGCTTCTGCCGCTTTCATCGCCTATTTGTCCTCGCTCACCAACATCAGTTATTCGGCCACGCAATACGCGCTGCTGAGCTCCATGATGCTGCTGCTGCCCAAGTTCATTGCTGGTTTTTCGGGGGAGTTTGTGGATGCCCATGGCTACGCCAGCTTCTTCACGGCCACCGCTTGGCTGGGGGTGCCGGTGTTGCTGCTGGTGGCGCTGGCGTCTAGGGTGCACGCGCATGCGCCGGAACATGGATCGCTTCCTTCCTCGCGATGA
- a CDS encoding M48 family metallopeptidase, with translation MCFICNLKTPSGHAHSDAVDASSPRWNARRAFILAAGAGAAGSALAQVDVGSSSGLRKLVPAETLENSARQQYAQVLAEARAQNALAPDGHPQLQRLHTIAQKLIPHTLPWNKRARDWKWQVNLIGSKQINAWCMPGGKIAFYTGILEQLRLNDDEVAMIMGHEMAHALREHARERLAKTQATGIGLSIASQLLGLGSLGDAAANLGTQLLTLKYSRDDETESDLVGLEIAARGGYRPEASVTLWQKMQAASGNGGPSFLSTHPSGSNRIEELQANLPKVQHLYEQARKG, from the coding sequence ATGTGCTTTATTTGCAACCTCAAAACACCCTCCGGCCACGCCCATTCCGACGCAGTGGACGCCTCATCACCGCGCTGGAACGCACGACGGGCCTTCATCTTGGCGGCGGGAGCCGGTGCCGCAGGCTCGGCACTGGCCCAAGTCGATGTGGGCTCGTCCTCAGGTTTGCGCAAACTGGTGCCGGCCGAGACGCTGGAAAATTCGGCACGCCAGCAATACGCGCAGGTGCTGGCCGAAGCCCGTGCTCAAAACGCTTTGGCACCCGATGGCCACCCGCAGCTGCAACGCCTGCACACCATCGCCCAAAAACTCATCCCCCACACCCTGCCCTGGAATAAACGTGCGCGCGACTGGAAGTGGCAGGTCAACCTGATCGGAAGCAAGCAGATCAATGCCTGGTGCATGCCCGGCGGCAAGATCGCTTTTTACACCGGCATCCTGGAGCAGCTGCGCCTGAACGACGACGAGGTGGCCATGATCATGGGGCATGAGATGGCGCATGCCCTGCGCGAACATGCCCGTGAGCGCCTGGCCAAAACCCAGGCCACCGGCATTGGCCTCTCCATCGCTTCGCAGTTGTTGGGCCTGGGCTCATTGGGCGATGCTGCGGCCAACCTGGGCACGCAATTGCTCACTTTGAAGTACAGCCGCGACGACGAAACCGAATCCGACCTGGTGGGCCTGGAGATCGCCGCACGCGGCGGCTACCGGCCCGAAGCCAGCGTGACCTTGTGGCAAAAGATGCAAGCGGCCAGCGGCAATGGCGGGCCCTCATTTTTGTCCACCCACCCCAGTGGCAGCAACCGCATCGAAGAACTGCAAGCCAACTTGCCCAAGGTGCAGCACCTCTACGAACAAGCCCGCAAGGGTTAA
- a CDS encoding MBL fold metallo-hydrolase, whose protein sequence is MLQYQTIPVTPFQQNCSLVWDDQSRQAAVIDPGGDLDLILDAVRRQGLQLEQIWITHGHLDHASGTADLAEQLGGLPIIGPHPADQFWIDGLPQAAAAYGFPPARVFKPTRWLADGDTVTLGAHTLQVRHCPGHTPGHVVFYSPEIKRAFVGDVLFAGSIGRTDFPQGNHDDLIASITERLWPMGNDTVFIPGHGPESTFGRERQSNPYVGGT, encoded by the coding sequence ATGCTTCAATACCAAACCATTCCCGTCACGCCCTTTCAGCAAAACTGTTCACTGGTGTGGGACGACCAAAGCCGCCAAGCTGCGGTGATCGATCCCGGGGGCGATCTGGATCTGATTTTGGACGCCGTGCGCCGCCAAGGCCTTCAGCTGGAGCAGATCTGGATCACCCACGGCCACCTGGACCACGCCTCGGGCACGGCCGATCTGGCCGAGCAACTCGGTGGTTTACCGATCATCGGGCCGCACCCTGCTGACCAGTTCTGGATTGACGGTTTGCCGCAGGCGGCTGCGGCCTATGGTTTTCCACCTGCCCGGGTGTTCAAGCCCACGCGCTGGTTGGCCGATGGCGACACAGTCACCTTGGGGGCGCACACCTTGCAGGTGCGCCATTGCCCGGGCCACACGCCAGGCCATGTGGTGTTTTATTCACCCGAGATCAAACGTGCTTTTGTGGGCGATGTGCTGTTTGCCGGCAGCATTGGCCGCACCGATTTCCCGCAGGGCAACCACGACGATTTGATCGCCAGCATCACCGAGCGTTTGTGGCCCATGGGCAATGACACGGTGTTCATTCCTGGGCACGGGCCGGAGAGCACCTTTGGTCGTGAACGCCAATCTAATCCCTACGTTGGCGGGACCTGA
- a CDS encoding class I SAM-dependent methyltransferase — translation MNPSPPGYLTKQESITVLGVDDLLIRSLLDKNQFHDPLDEALNLGISSAAWPLFGLLWPSGMHLAERMARRSVTDERILEIGCGLGLASLVAHRRGAQVTASDCHPLAHSFLDENTRINGLLPMRYCHGLWGTAALREDGLPVLTQAHDSPLTGLFDLIVGSDILYERDDEGTLAHFIGKHAAPQSEIWVIDPNRGNRAAFHKHMALLGFVMHEQVLDHAEHDGIGAYKGRMLTYKRQGSLSTVSQMV, via the coding sequence TTGAACCCCTCACCACCCGGCTACCTGACCAAACAGGAAAGCATTACGGTCTTGGGTGTGGACGACTTGCTCATCCGCTCCTTGCTCGACAAAAATCAATTCCACGACCCCTTGGACGAAGCCCTGAATCTGGGCATCTCGTCGGCCGCTTGGCCCTTGTTTGGCCTGCTTTGGCCCTCTGGTATGCACCTGGCCGAGCGCATGGCACGCCGCTCCGTCACCGACGAGCGAATTCTGGAAATTGGGTGCGGTTTGGGCTTGGCCAGTTTGGTGGCCCACCGACGGGGTGCGCAGGTCACGGCCAGCGACTGCCATCCGCTGGCCCATTCTTTTTTGGACGAGAACACCCGCATCAATGGCTTGTTGCCCATGCGCTATTGCCATGGTCTGTGGGGCACGGCCGCGCTGCGCGAGGACGGCCTGCCCGTGCTCACGCAGGCGCACGACAGCCCCTTGACCGGTCTGTTTGATTTGATTGTGGGCAGCGACATCCTGTACGAGCGTGACGATGAGGGCACACTGGCCCACTTCATCGGCAAGCATGCCGCGCCCCAATCAGAAATCTGGGTGATCGACCCCAACCGGGGCAACCGCGCCGCCTTTCACAAACACATGGCGCTGCTGGGTTTTGTGATGCACGAACAGGTGCTGGACCATGCCGAACACGACGGCATTGGTGCTTACAAAGGGCGGATGCTGACCTACAAACGCCAGGGGTCGCTTTCTACAGTCAGTCAGATGGTGTAG
- a CDS encoding exodeoxyribonuclease III: MFKLTSLNLNGIRSATTKGVEAWLAQEKPDCICVQEVKAQAPDVAGKFEELAGLKGHFHFAEKKGYSGVGVYTRHEPCDVVVGFDGGEFDAEGRYVETRFDTPSRKLSIISVYFPSGSSGPERQEAKFRFLDKMYPHLMALKAERDFIVCSDVNIAHQQADLKNWKGNLKNSGFLPEERQWMTQLTTEGGVVDVYRRLKPEATDDCYTWWSNRGQAYAKNVGWRLDYHLATPAVAEKARTEHIYKGEKFSDHAPITIGYDFSI; the protein is encoded by the coding sequence TTGTTCAAACTCACCAGCCTCAACCTCAACGGCATCCGTTCGGCCACGACCAAAGGGGTCGAAGCTTGGCTGGCGCAAGAGAAACCTGATTGTATTTGTGTGCAAGAGGTCAAAGCCCAGGCTCCCGATGTGGCGGGCAAGTTTGAAGAACTGGCCGGTTTGAAGGGCCACTTCCACTTTGCCGAGAAAAAAGGCTACTCGGGCGTGGGCGTCTACACCCGCCACGAGCCATGCGACGTGGTGGTCGGCTTTGACGGCGGCGAATTCGACGCCGAAGGCCGTTATGTGGAAACGCGCTTCGACACGCCATCGCGCAAGTTGTCCATCATCAGCGTGTACTTCCCGAGCGGCTCATCGGGCCCCGAGCGGCAGGAGGCCAAGTTCCGCTTTTTGGACAAGATGTACCCCCACCTGATGGCCCTCAAGGCCGAGCGCGACTTCATCGTCTGCAGCGACGTGAACATCGCCCACCAACAGGCTGACCTGAAAAACTGGAAGGGCAACCTCAAGAACAGCGGCTTTCTGCCCGAAGAGCGCCAGTGGATGACGCAGCTCACCACCGAAGGTGGTGTGGTGGACGTGTACCGCCGCTTGAAACCCGAAGCCACCGACGACTGCTACACCTGGTGGAGCAACCGCGGCCAGGCCTATGCCAAGAACGTGGGCTGGCGCCTGGACTACCACCTGGCCACGCCCGCCGTGGCCGAAAAGGCACGCACCGAGCACATCTACAAAGGCGAGAAATTCTCAGACCACGCGCCGATCACGATCGGCTACGACTTCAGCATCTGA
- the pyrE gene encoding orotate phosphoribosyltransferase, whose product MVTGQVSGADTQVLAQEFVQFAVDSGVLRFGQFKTKAGRMSPYFFNAGLFDDGAKLGRLAQFYAQALLASGIEFDMIFGPAYKGIPLGAAVAIELARLGKNVPFAYNRKEAKDHGEGGSLVGAPLKGRVLIVDDVMSAGTAARESIALIQAAGATPHAIAIALDRQEMATEKQDDGSVKDVPHSAVQYVRHTLGMQVCTIAQLSDLLAFLARQSQPELLAHLAHVQAYRDRYGV is encoded by the coding sequence ATGGTGACAGGACAGGTAAGCGGCGCCGATACACAGGTGCTCGCTCAGGAATTTGTGCAGTTTGCGGTCGATTCGGGCGTCTTGCGCTTTGGGCAATTCAAGACCAAAGCCGGGCGCATGAGCCCTTACTTCTTTAATGCCGGCCTGTTTGACGATGGCGCCAAGCTGGGACGACTGGCGCAATTCTATGCACAAGCCCTGCTGGCCAGTGGCATCGAATTCGACATGATCTTTGGCCCTGCCTACAAGGGCATCCCGCTGGGCGCGGCTGTGGCCATCGAGCTGGCCCGTCTGGGCAAAAACGTGCCCTTCGCCTACAACCGCAAGGAAGCCAAAGACCACGGCGAAGGCGGCTCGCTGGTGGGTGCGCCGCTGAAAGGCCGCGTGCTGATCGTGGACGACGTGATGAGCGCAGGCACCGCTGCACGCGAATCGATTGCCTTGATCCAGGCCGCCGGGGCCACGCCCCACGCCATCGCGATTGCGTTAGACCGCCAGGAAATGGCCACGGAAAAGCAAGACGACGGCTCGGTCAAGGATGTGCCGCACAGCGCGGTTCAATATGTGCGCCACACCTTGGGCATGCAGGTGTGCACCATCGCCCAGCTGTCGGACCTGCTGGCCTTTCTGGCCCGGCAGAGCCAGCCTGAACTGCTGGCCCACTTGGCCCATGTGCAGGCTTACCGGGACCGCTACGGGGTCTGA